The following coding sequences lie in one Deltaproteobacteria bacterium genomic window:
- the tig gene encoding trigger factor — protein MKTTLEEISPVKKRLRVEIDAEEVNKKLNQAYGDIRNRVRIPGFRPGKAPRKILESYYGNQIKDDVTQELIRDSFPKAVDEAKTFPLGQPVLEKAPLKQGENFVYSALMEVRPQFEVKDYLGMEIEKEILSVSDEDVQKRLEEIRKANGKLTAITEKRPIREGDYAIVDYKGFEDGQPMEGIQSPNLMVNVGKNDFHAKFDEALIGLTKDDETEVEIDFEKDFYHSRLAGKHVRFKVKIVDIKELVLPELDDAFAGSLGSDFNDLDGLRKEIRKAITSQEEKRIDGELNQKLLEKISEGLDFELPDVLVEAETDFSVNRFKDNLERGGASIEKMGLSEEGLKKEFRPVSEKRVREMLILEQIAKQDQITLDDEDLEEGYRDLAQHMGQDMETVKKYYEARGQVDSLKEELLKEKTLKYLAEHANISAVARDAIGQDKDREAGEG, from the coding sequence ATGAAAACAACCCTGGAAGAGATCAGCCCCGTCAAAAAAAGACTGCGGGTCGAGATTGACGCAGAAGAAGTGAACAAGAAACTGAATCAGGCCTATGGCGACATCAGGAACAGGGTCAGGATCCCAGGTTTCAGGCCGGGAAAGGCCCCCCGGAAGATTCTTGAAAGTTATTACGGCAATCAGATAAAAGATGACGTGACACAGGAACTGATCAGAGATTCCTTTCCAAAGGCGGTCGATGAGGCAAAGACCTTCCCCCTGGGTCAGCCGGTGCTTGAAAAGGCGCCTCTTAAACAGGGAGAAAACTTCGTCTATTCCGCTCTCATGGAAGTTCGCCCGCAATTTGAGGTCAAGGACTATCTGGGGATGGAAATAGAAAAGGAAATTCTCTCTGTCAGCGATGAAGACGTCCAAAAACGACTTGAAGAGATAAGAAAAGCCAATGGAAAACTGACCGCCATCACGGAAAAGCGACCCATCAGAGAAGGGGATTATGCGATCGTCGACTACAAAGGATTTGAAGACGGCCAACCGATGGAAGGCATCCAGTCTCCAAATCTGATGGTAAATGTCGGGAAGAACGACTTTCACGCCAAATTTGACGAGGCGCTTATCGGGCTTACCAAAGACGATGAAACAGAGGTAGAGATTGATTTTGAAAAGGATTTTTATCACAGCCGACTCGCCGGGAAACACGTGCGTTTCAAGGTAAAAATAGTGGACATCAAGGAACTGGTGCTTCCGGAACTGGACGATGCCTTTGCCGGCAGCTTGGGCTCTGATTTCAACGACCTGGATGGTCTCAGAAAAGAGATCAGAAAGGCCATTACCTCACAGGAGGAAAAACGGATTGACGGAGAATTAAACCAGAAATTGCTTGAAAAAATCTCGGAAGGGCTTGATTTCGAACTCCCTGATGTCCTGGTGGAGGCCGAGACCGATTTCTCTGTAAATCGATTCAAGGACAATCTGGAAAGAGGCGGAGCGAGCATCGAAAAGATGGGGCTTTCCGAAGAAGGATTAAAAAAAGAGTTCAGGCCTGTTTCAGAAAAACGGGTCCGGGAAATGCTTATATTAGAACAGATCGCCAAACAGGATCAGATCACCCTGGATGACGAAGACCTTGAGGAGGGCTACAGGGACCTGGCCCAGCACATGGGACAGGACATGGAAACCGTCAAGAAGTATTATGAGGCACGCGGCCAGGTGGATAGCCTTAAGGAAGAGCTGCTCAAGGAAAAAACATTGAAGTATCTGGCTGAACATGCTAACATTTCAGCTGTAGCGAGAGATGCAATCGGCCAAGACAAGGACCGTGAAGCGGGGGAAGGATAA
- a CDS encoding DUF2065 domain-containing protein, translated as MKLFLCLLGLVLIVEGLPYFAFPEKMKKWVAMMQDVPNAHLRVVGFLAMGLGLLLAYFFRE; from the coding sequence ATGAAATTATTTCTGTGCCTTCTGGGACTTGTGCTTATTGTAGAAGGTCTTCCCTACTTCGCCTTTCCGGAGAAGATGAAGAAATGGGTTGCCATGATGCAGGACGTACCCAATGCACATCTCAGGGTCGTGGGGTTCCTGGCGATGGGCCTCGGACTCCTGCTCGCCTACTTTTTCCGAGAATAA
- the queA gene encoding tRNA preQ1(34) S-adenosylmethionine ribosyltransferase-isomerase QueA has protein sequence MLEIEDYNYNLPQDLIAQTPACKRDHSRLFAVDRSTGSFSDHRFFDLPRLLLAGDLLVVNDTQVVPARIFGHKESGGRIEILVLEHPDVMPGPGDEGPSERLCLMKASRRPRPGSLLFFDADVSGEIKSVLGNGLVTIRFNGGRGIGSLLEEKGRLPLPPYIKRGKTATLEGVDRERYQTVYAAAKGAVAAPTAGLHFTLELLRKLESRGISVVPLTLHVGYGTFRPVKVKDIREHRVGHEQYTISPETADRIRRARESGGRVIAVGTTVVRALESAATNDGGVIPGEGKTDLLITPGFVFRVADGLITNFHLPKSSLLFLVSAFAGLDLIKRAYAEAVEKRYRFYSYGDAMVIT, from the coding sequence ATGCTTGAGATAGAAGACTACAATTACAACCTGCCACAGGATCTTATAGCACAGACGCCGGCCTGTAAGCGGGATCATTCCAGATTGTTTGCAGTGGATCGGTCAACCGGTTCTTTTTCGGACCACCGGTTTTTCGATCTCCCTCGGCTGCTTCTGGCGGGCGATCTTCTGGTGGTGAATGACACCCAGGTGGTTCCTGCCCGGATTTTCGGCCATAAAGAGAGCGGGGGTCGCATAGAGATACTGGTCCTGGAACATCCGGACGTAATGCCGGGCCCGGGAGATGAGGGACCCTCTGAACGGTTATGCCTGATGAAGGCCTCCAGGCGACCCAGACCGGGAAGTCTTTTGTTTTTTGATGCGGATGTGTCCGGGGAAATCAAGAGTGTCCTCGGTAACGGGCTTGTCACCATCAGGTTCAACGGCGGTCGAGGCATAGGGTCCCTCCTTGAGGAGAAGGGCCGTCTGCCCCTGCCGCCCTATATCAAACGAGGGAAAACCGCTACCCTGGAAGGGGTTGACAGGGAGAGATATCAGACGGTATACGCCGCCGCAAAGGGTGCTGTGGCAGCGCCCACTGCGGGTCTGCACTTTACCCTGGAACTTCTCCGCAAACTCGAGTCGAGGGGTATTTCCGTGGTGCCGTTGACCCTTCATGTGGGCTATGGCACCTTCCGTCCTGTCAAGGTGAAAGATATTCGAGAACATCGGGTGGGCCATGAACAGTACACCATCTCACCTGAAACAGCAGACCGGATACGGAGGGCCAGGGAGAGCGGCGGCAGGGTCATCGCAGTCGGGACCACGGTGGTGAGGGCACTGGAAAGCGCCGCCACGAATGACGGCGGTGTTATCCCCGGCGAGGGGAAGACCGACCTCCTGATCACGCCGGGGTTTGTTTTTCGTGTGGCAGACGGACTGATCACCAACTTCCACCTGCCGAAAAGCTCGTTGCTCTTCCTGGTATCGGCCTTTGCCGGGCTCGACCTGATCAAACGGGCCTATGCGGAGGCCGTTGAGAAGAGATACCGGTTCTACAGCTACGGGGATGCCATGGTGATCACATGA
- the tgt gene encoding tRNA guanosine(34) transglycosylase Tgt, producing MKFRITHNHARGRARTGEIRTPHGVFETPVFMPVGTQGSVKAVSPEDLTDAGVKVILANTYHLYLRPGHPVIGRLGGLHRFMNWSGPILTDSGGFQVYSLTPLRTLTDQGVTFQSHIDGSRHFIGPEEAIDIQETLGADIIMTFDECAPYPAEHEYVRKSVALTTSWALRCLEQKKRRDQALFGIVQGGVYPDLRERSARELVEMEFDGYALGGLSVGEDRATRQRVIREAMDFLPMEKPVYLMGVGFPEDILEAVTLGVDMFDCVIPTRNARNGTLFTTAGRMTIKNARYTEDNRPVEEGCQCYTCANYSRAYLRHLFMAKEILSYRLNTIHNLAYYSRLMTDIRTAIREDRLTEYRATFYELQAKGLG from the coding sequence GTGAAATTTAGAATTACGCATAACCACGCGAGGGGCAGGGCCAGGACCGGGGAGATCCGGACTCCCCACGGAGTATTTGAAACGCCGGTGTTCATGCCGGTGGGGACCCAAGGGTCGGTAAAGGCCGTTTCACCCGAAGACCTGACAGATGCAGGCGTCAAGGTGATTCTGGCCAACACCTATCATCTCTACCTCAGACCGGGTCACCCGGTCATCGGCCGGTTGGGAGGCCTGCACCGGTTCATGAACTGGTCCGGGCCCATCCTTACAGACAGCGGCGGGTTTCAGGTATACAGCCTGACGCCCCTGCGAACCCTGACGGATCAGGGGGTGACGTTTCAGTCCCATATCGACGGGTCGAGGCACTTTATCGGTCCTGAAGAGGCCATCGATATCCAGGAGACACTGGGCGCGGATATCATCATGACCTTTGACGAATGTGCGCCTTACCCTGCGGAACATGAGTATGTGAGGAAATCCGTCGCACTTACGACCTCCTGGGCCCTAAGATGTCTGGAGCAAAAGAAAAGGCGCGACCAGGCGTTGTTCGGCATTGTGCAGGGCGGGGTCTACCCGGACCTGAGGGAGCGCAGCGCCCGGGAACTGGTTGAAATGGAATTTGACGGCTATGCCCTGGGGGGCCTTTCCGTCGGAGAAGACCGGGCCACCAGGCAGCGGGTTATTCGAGAGGCCATGGATTTTCTCCCGATGGAGAAGCCGGTTTACCTGATGGGGGTGGGGTTTCCGGAGGACATCCTGGAGGCTGTCACCCTGGGGGTAGACATGTTTGATTGTGTCATCCCCACTCGAAATGCCAGAAATGGGACCCTGTTCACGACAGCGGGCAGGATGACCATCAAAAACGCCAGGTATACGGAGGACAACAGGCCTGTGGAAGAAGGCTGTCAATGTTATACATGCGCGAATTATTCGAGGGCGTATTTGAGGCATCTGTTCATGGCGAAGGAGATATTGTCCTACAGGTTGAATACTATCCATAACCTCGCATATTATTCTCGTCTCATGACAGATATTCGCACTGCCATTCGAGAAGACAGGTTGACGGAATATCGCGCAACATTCTATGAACTTCAAGCAAAAGGACTCGGTTGA
- the yajC gene encoding preprotein translocase subunit YajC — MDFLAYAMGGAGKGGAGGEGGGFGAFVPLILMFAIFYFLLIRPQQKKAKAHKQLLASIKKGDRVVSSGGLYGVVTGLTDDVVTMEIAPKVRVKVSRGSISGVAGRDPSTSSST; from the coding sequence ATGGATTTTTTGGCGTATGCGATGGGAGGCGCTGGCAAAGGGGGAGCAGGGGGAGAAGGGGGTGGATTCGGAGCGTTTGTGCCACTTATTCTCATGTTCGCCATCTTCTATTTTCTGCTCATCAGGCCGCAGCAGAAAAAGGCCAAGGCGCACAAACAATTGCTCGCATCAATTAAAAAGGGAGACCGGGTGGTCAGCTCGGGCGGGCTTTACGGGGTCGTGACCGGCCTGACCGATGATGTGGTCACCATGGAGATAGCACCCAAGGTTCGGGTCAAGGTTTCGAGGGGATCTATTTCCGGCGTGGCCGGAAGGGACCCGTCAACTTCATCTTCCACTTAG
- the secD gene encoding protein translocase subunit SecD, translated as MVKSLRWRSIIALFAILAAVVYLIPSLGSGPPGWWSSFLPKDRIHLGLDLQGGIHLVLEVQTAKAVENHLERVVEELKRDLRKDKVRYLELKRDGLKSVDIILMRPEDKEVFLDMAAAGYPDFEVESLPETEGHPSFQLVLDPKARTRITKMAVDQALETIRNRIDQFGVSEPDIRPQEDNRLLIQLPGVKDPKRAIALIGKTALLEFKLVDEENSVEEALQGKIPPGDEILYQVAIDPKSGRQTKIPYLLKKRTALTGEYITDARVQIDSQYNEPYVSLSFDARGARIFEQVTGENIKKRLAIVLDNKVNSAPVIQDKISGGKAQITGRYTTEEARDLAIVLRAGALPAPVKIIEERTVGPSLGKDSIEKGFKSVLIGGIIVIIFMAIYYSLSGLIADMALLLNVIFIMAGLAFFGATLTLPGIAGIILTIGMSVDANVLIFERIREELRLGKTSRAAIEGGYGKALVTILDAQVTTLIAALVLFQFGTGPVRGFAVTLSIGIIASLFTAIFVTRIVFDYFYVQRNVKRIRI; from the coding sequence GTGGTGAAAAGTCTAAGGTGGCGAAGCATCATTGCCTTGTTTGCAATACTGGCAGCAGTGGTCTATCTCATTCCGTCTCTGGGCAGCGGACCTCCCGGATGGTGGTCGAGTTTCTTGCCGAAGGACCGCATCCATCTGGGTCTTGACCTGCAGGGGGGCATTCACCTGGTCCTCGAGGTGCAGACAGCCAAGGCCGTAGAAAATCATCTGGAACGGGTGGTGGAGGAGTTGAAGCGGGATCTGCGCAAGGACAAGGTACGGTATCTCGAGCTGAAGCGGGATGGGTTGAAGAGCGTGGACATCATCCTGATGCGTCCGGAAGACAAGGAGGTGTTCCTGGACATGGCCGCTGCCGGTTACCCTGATTTCGAGGTGGAATCGCTTCCGGAAACAGAGGGCCATCCGTCGTTTCAGCTCGTCCTGGATCCCAAGGCCAGGACCCGCATTACAAAGATGGCGGTGGACCAGGCCCTGGAGACCATCCGTAACAGAATCGACCAGTTTGGAGTGAGCGAACCGGATATCCGTCCTCAGGAGGACAACAGGCTTCTCATCCAGCTGCCCGGGGTAAAAGACCCCAAGCGGGCGATCGCCCTGATCGGCAAGACGGCCCTTCTGGAGTTCAAGCTGGTTGACGAGGAGAACAGCGTGGAAGAGGCCCTTCAGGGAAAGATACCCCCCGGGGACGAGATCCTTTACCAGGTGGCCATCGATCCCAAGAGCGGACGGCAGACCAAGATTCCCTATCTTCTTAAGAAACGAACCGCCCTTACCGGCGAATACATTACCGACGCCAGGGTCCAGATAGACAGCCAGTACAATGAACCCTACGTCTCCCTCTCATTCGATGCGAGGGGCGCCAGGATCTTTGAGCAGGTGACCGGGGAGAACATCAAGAAGCGCCTGGCCATCGTCCTGGACAATAAGGTCAATTCAGCGCCGGTGATTCAGGATAAGATCTCCGGCGGGAAGGCCCAGATCACCGGGCGCTACACCACGGAGGAGGCCAGAGATCTGGCCATCGTACTGAGGGCCGGGGCCCTCCCCGCGCCGGTCAAGATCATCGAAGAACGGACCGTGGGACCCTCCCTGGGAAAGGATTCCATTGAAAAGGGCTTCAAGTCGGTGCTTATCGGCGGGATCATCGTTATTATTTTCATGGCGATTTATTACAGCCTGTCGGGCCTTATCGCCGACATGGCCCTCCTCCTCAATGTGATCTTTATTATGGCCGGGCTTGCCTTTTTCGGTGCCACCCTGACCCTCCCCGGCATCGCAGGGATTATCCTTACCATCGGCATGTCGGTGGATGCCAATGTCTTGATCTTTGAGCGGATACGTGAGGAACTGAGGCTGGGGAAGACATCGCGGGCGGCTATCGAAGGCGGATACGGCAAGGCCCTGGTCACCATTCTGGATGCCCAGGTGACCACGCTGATTGCGGCCCTCGTCCTTTTCCAGTTCGGCACCGGACCGGTCCGGGGATTTGCGGTGACCCTCAGCATCGGCATTATCGCCAGCCTCTTTACCGCTATTTTCGTCACCCGGATTGTTTTCGATTATTTCTATGTACAGCGAAATGTGAAAAGGATCAGGATTTAG
- the secF gene encoding protein translocase subunit SecF gives MEFIKPGVNIDFLGKRNIAFVFSGLMIIATIFLLIWKGGPNYGVDFSGGVVVQVKLEQKTSPADIKKALRSIQLEDSIVQGFGETDDAEYLIRVRKTDVELTGLSDRVEQALKAEFGEGVDIRRVEMVGPKVGDDLRQKALFAIFYSLLFIAIYISGRFELKWLMSIIMAISLAFVVYITSGFGVSVTWLILVALIVTLALCLFLNLKYALGAIIALIHDVTITVGVFALTDREISLSIIAAFLTIVGYSLNDTIIVFDRIRENLRRFKRRPFDQTMNISINETLSRTILTSTTTLVVVLALFILGGGVIHDFAFALLVGILVGTYSSIFVASPILLIWEGKFGRRGRRKRD, from the coding sequence ATGGAATTCATTAAACCAGGGGTCAATATCGATTTTCTCGGAAAGCGCAACATCGCTTTCGTGTTTTCCGGGCTGATGATCATCGCCACTATTTTTCTGCTCATATGGAAGGGCGGTCCCAACTACGGAGTGGATTTCTCAGGGGGCGTGGTGGTTCAGGTCAAGCTGGAACAGAAGACGTCTCCGGCCGACATCAAAAAGGCCCTTCGATCCATTCAACTGGAAGACAGCATTGTCCAGGGATTCGGCGAAACAGACGACGCTGAGTACCTGATCCGGGTCAGGAAGACCGACGTGGAATTGACCGGTTTGAGCGACCGTGTGGAACAGGCCCTGAAGGCCGAGTTCGGAGAAGGGGTAGACATCCGGCGGGTGGAAATGGTCGGCCCCAAGGTGGGCGATGACCTGCGGCAAAAGGCCCTGTTCGCTATTTTTTATTCCCTTTTATTCATCGCCATATACATCTCGGGACGGTTCGAATTGAAGTGGCTGATGTCCATTATCATGGCGATTTCCCTGGCCTTTGTGGTCTATATTACATCCGGATTCGGCGTCAGCGTGACCTGGCTTATCCTGGTCGCCCTGATCGTTACCCTTGCTCTCTGCCTGTTTTTGAATCTCAAATATGCCCTGGGCGCCATCATCGCCCTGATCCATGACGTGACCATCACGGTGGGCGTCTTCGCCCTGACCGACAGGGAGATATCGCTCTCCATTATTGCGGCCTTTCTCACCATTGTCGGATATTCCCTGAACGATACCATCATCGTCTTCGACCGGATACGGGAGAACCTGCGGCGTTTCAAGAGAAGACCCTTTGATCAGACCATGAATATCAGCATCAACGAAACCCTGAGTCGAACCATTCTCACCTCCACGACCACACTGGTGGTGGTACTGGCCCTCTTTATCTTAGGGGGGGGCGTGATCCATGACTTTGCTTTTGCCCTGTTGGTGGGGATATTGGTAGGGACCTATTCATCTATCTTTGTGGCGAGCCCTATCCTTCTCATCTGGGAAGGCAAGTTCGGAAGGCGGGGCAGGAGAAAGCGGGATTGA
- a CDS encoding tetratricopeptide repeat protein, translated as MLTKSKKKQTQRRRTFWLITLVVISAMAGGWWLWRDKIGVAARFEFLNVRVNDGTRKVLSGETLFLHPDDKVKILSISTNIPLSLNIRLSAEGFDVNALRYEALPLTDLLPQQEPFDRYRFVIHVKHYNQDIGDVTWVIQPYAEDWLERANRIIDTDRRIAFLERGRRLLPENRRLNRRLNRRLIDDYKALKKWEKAAVMLEEMAAEKEDVETLSELLNVYQEMNDPNGVVRVLKSLIRLNPNDVAARKAYAEKLEQAKDWSGAIREYEALLKRVKEGERLETYKRLGYLHTLTHNYEEAINAYLSAAKLDQKDANLHYNLSYLYEKTGQKEKADFYLDNAVTLKSEDLEGRLKLAQNLLEKGEYKKAGGYLSEVLDRKPDDRKALAMMAQVLEKEGDKEVLTSVYEKMLSLNPEDDTLIYNLGALEYETGNLENASSYFKTYLTSHPEDAEVHGILFDIHRRQKDLPSAFKEAVTIVELRPGEADIYPFIFDYLRQKDDYKRMIPLLKKGLAANPDQIPLRRYLISAYLKTGEMDPAIRQMEEVLKKTPQEVDPLLHEMFESLRAAKAYQKILNIMKQAVEAYPRDAVLRGYLVFAYLETGKEAEAMEQMEAILNLRPEDMDLWLQLARLREKTGDLAGAAKAYQRVLEISPEHTEASEAYLRLRLKGVGRADEE; from the coding sequence TTGCTGACAAAGAGCAAGAAAAAGCAAACCCAACGCAGGCGTACCTTCTGGCTGATCACCCTGGTGGTGATCAGCGCCATGGCAGGCGGATGGTGGCTGTGGCGCGACAAGATCGGCGTTGCCGCCCGGTTCGAGTTTCTCAACGTCCGCGTCAACGACGGCACCCGGAAGGTCCTTTCAGGGGAAACCCTTTTCCTGCATCCCGATGATAAGGTCAAGATCCTTTCCATATCCACCAACATCCCCCTGAGTCTGAATATCCGCCTCTCCGCAGAAGGGTTTGATGTGAATGCCCTTCGATATGAGGCCCTCCCCCTCACCGATCTCCTGCCTCAACAGGAGCCCTTTGACCGGTACCGGTTCGTCATCCATGTGAAACACTACAACCAGGATATCGGTGACGTCACCTGGGTCATCCAGCCCTACGCGGAAGACTGGCTGGAAAGGGCGAATCGGATCATCGACACGGATCGACGAATCGCCTTCCTCGAGCGGGGCCGGCGTCTGTTGCCTGAAAACCGCCGGCTCAACCGCCGGCTCAACCGCCGGCTCATCGATGATTACAAGGCCCTCAAAAAGTGGGAAAAGGCAGCGGTCATGCTGGAGGAGATGGCAGCGGAAAAGGAGGATGTGGAGACCTTGTCCGAACTCCTGAATGTGTATCAGGAGATGAACGACCCAAACGGCGTGGTTCGGGTCCTTAAATCCCTCATCCGTCTGAACCCGAACGATGTTGCGGCGAGAAAGGCCTATGCAGAGAAATTGGAGCAGGCCAAAGATTGGAGCGGCGCCATTCGGGAGTATGAGGCCCTGTTGAAGCGGGTGAAGGAGGGTGAACGGCTCGAGACATACAAGCGCCTGGGATATCTCCATACCCTGACGCATAATTATGAAGAGGCGATCAATGCCTATCTGAGTGCCGCCAAATTGGATCAGAAGGATGCCAACCTTCATTACAACCTCTCCTACTTATACGAAAAGACGGGTCAGAAGGAAAAGGCGGATTTTTACCTGGATAATGCGGTCACCCTCAAATCCGAAGATCTTGAGGGACGACTGAAACTGGCGCAGAATCTCCTGGAAAAAGGTGAATACAAAAAGGCGGGGGGGTATCTTTCCGAGGTCCTTGACCGGAAACCGGACGACAGGAAGGCCCTGGCCATGATGGCGCAGGTCCTGGAAAAGGAGGGGGATAAAGAGGTCCTCACATCGGTGTATGAGAAGATGCTTTCCCTCAACCCCGAGGACGATACCCTCATCTACAATTTAGGGGCCCTCGAATACGAAACCGGAAACCTCGAAAATGCCTCGTCTTATTTCAAGACGTATCTGACCTCACATCCGGAGGATGCCGAAGTCCATGGCATCCTTTTTGATATCCACCGCAGACAAAAAGACCTCCCTTCGGCATTCAAGGAGGCCGTCACCATCGTCGAACTGAGGCCCGGAGAAGCTGACATCTATCCGTTTATCTTTGATTATCTGAGGCAAAAAGACGATTACAAGCGCATGATTCCGCTCCTGAAAAAGGGATTGGCGGCCAATCCCGATCAGATCCCCCTCAGGAGATATCTGATTTCCGCCTACCTGAAGACCGGCGAGATGGATCCGGCCATCCGCCAGATGGAGGAGGTCCTGAAGAAAACGCCGCAGGAGGTGGATCCCCTTCTCCACGAAATGTTTGAAAGCCTGCGGGCCGCAAAGGCCTATCAGAAAATCCTCAACATCATGAAGCAGGCGGTTGAGGCCTATCCCCGGGATGCCGTTTTAAGGGGATACCTCGTGTTTGCGTATCTGGAGACCGGAAAAGAGGCCGAGGCCATGGAGCAGATGGAAGCGATCCTGAATCTGAGGCCGGAGGATATGGACTTATGGCTGCAGTTGGCCAGGCTCAGGGAAAAGACCGGCGACCTGGCCGGGGCTGCGAAGGCCTATCAGCGGGTACTGGAGATATCCCCTGAACACACCGAGGCATCGGAGGCCTACCTGAGGTTGCGGTTGAAAGGCGTGGGCCGGGCCGACGAGGAGTAG